The Leptolyngbya sp. CCY15150 region CAACTCCATATCCGTCATAGGCTCACCTGCTTCATCACGGGCAGACATGAGTAACGTAAGGATATCATCACGAGAACCATCGGGCTGTGTTCGCCGCTCTGAAATCTCATCGTAGATGATCTGGTCAACTTGTTGTCGTTTACGGATAAAGTTGCCCCAGGGACTCAGTGGCCCTAAATCCTGACGAAGGATTGGAAAATAGAGGAGGCTGACGCTCAAGGGGTTACTCATTTCATTGAGCATGGTTCCCAGAAGTTTCTCTAGTTGCTGGTAGCGGGGTCCCTCGGCTAGACCAAACACAGCCCCCAAGATCGCTCGCATAGAAATAGCTTGCATAGCCTCCCGAACTGAGAAAGATTTACCAACAGTCCATTCGCGTATTACATCCTCAGTAATGCTGCCAATGAGTTGTCCGTAGGAACGCATCCGTTCGCCATGAAACGGGGGCATCATCAGGTGACGCATCCTGCGATGGCGATCGCCACTTAACCCAATCACAGATTGCGTTCCTAGAAATGGTTCAAATAGACCGTTTAGCTCACCAGGAGCATCAAACATCTTTGAATCATCGCTAGTCAGAATGGCTTGCAGGGCTTGAGGATGACTGAAAAATACGACGGGAGCAAATTCCTCACCCAGCATGACCGTGAAGCAGTCGCCATAATCATGAGCACAGCTACGCATAAATGAAAATGGTTTGGTAATCCAGTAAAACATTTGCCAAATTGCCGGATTTTTTGGTCCATTGGGGAGTGACATAGCAGTTACCTAATTACAGATTTGCTTTCTTCATCACGAAAAAGCTGATGTTTTAGAATTGCGAATAATCTGCATCATAGACCCCTGCATGATGGATAGGCAGCAAAGGTCCGCATATTTTCAAGTTTACGACTCCTTTCCATCC contains the following coding sequences:
- a CDS encoding cytochrome P450, with the translated sequence MSLPNGPKNPAIWQMFYWITKPFSFMRSCAHDYGDCFTVMLGEEFAPVVFFSHPQALQAILTSDDSKMFDAPGELNGLFEPFLGTQSVIGLSGDRHRRMRHLMMPPFHGERMRSYGQLIGSITEDVIREWTVGKSFSVREAMQAISMRAILGAVFGLAEGPRYQQLEKLLGTMLNEMSNPLSVSLLYFPILRQDLGPLSPWGNFIRKRQQVDQIIYDEISERRTQPDGSRDDILTLLMSARDEAGEPMTDMELRDELMTLLVAGHETTATALTWALYWIHKFPSVRQQLLQELEGMDVPLDPNVLLRLPYLNAVCCETLRIYPVGMLTFPRVVRSSVELMGHSLAPGTIVMGSIYLAHRREDIYPDPEQFKPERFLERQFTPFEYLPFGGGSRRCIGMAFAQFEMKVVLSRILSQVELGLADARLVQPVRRGLTSGASPVQLIVKNYHPTQLSRRDCHDSLLKS